In Nostoc sp. CENA543, a single genomic region encodes these proteins:
- the hpsL gene encoding hormogonium polysaccharide biosynthesis protein HpsL has translation MPQLKSKSPRSKKRKLKKESTDSTLTLKERLAQKRKANQERKELISILTTVSLVSFLVGLVMFLVAGVKVAIPSILGIIVMSLAYKYPRTGLIAFLIYVPAGGTITYYIGNSPILQLAKDAFYFPALIAIWQMCRRQKLPFIIPSAIKTPLFIVFSLSILTLLFINGGQQLNPPSTGFVQEATSEIPIGMGILGLKVFLGYIPLIGCVYYLIRNKQDFLFISRLQIILILVCGGLGILQYLLLLTGVCEGTRNAVGSDLFKATLDARCYFGGSLLYSPEEGVIRLPGTFVAPWQWAWFLISSTFFAFATGFSDPSIIWRFMGLGSTAVLFINAVVSGQRIALGLVPTCFIVLLILTGQIANLKRFIPIGVGLAAILGIAMLAYPTVVQERLDSFFGRWDASPPHEFIVQQFEENWKNVDTPIGSGLGRATNSARSLGSTKLVETYYPKVLYEVGIVGLLGFLSLVTTLTITAFKTYRSIKNRNLRTYGAALWVFILFISYNTYYYPLDVDPVAVYYWFFAGILFKLPVLDKQEKKHEEMLESAKK, from the coding sequence ATGCCACAACTAAAGTCAAAATCCCCACGTTCTAAAAAAAGGAAGTTAAAGAAAGAATCAACAGATTCTACACTGACTCTTAAAGAAAGACTAGCTCAAAAACGTAAAGCCAACCAGGAACGTAAAGAACTGATTAGTATTCTGACTACAGTTTCATTAGTTAGCTTTTTAGTCGGATTAGTCATGTTTTTGGTAGCAGGAGTTAAGGTGGCAATTCCCAGTATTTTGGGCATAATTGTCATGTCTCTTGCTTATAAATATCCACGTACAGGACTCATAGCTTTCCTCATTTACGTACCAGCTGGTGGCACAATCACATATTACATAGGCAATAGCCCTATCTTGCAATTGGCTAAAGATGCTTTTTACTTTCCTGCCCTAATTGCGATTTGGCAAATGTGCCGAAGACAAAAGTTACCTTTCATCATTCCGTCAGCAATTAAAACTCCACTTTTCATTGTATTTAGCCTGTCTATATTAACTTTGCTGTTCATAAACGGTGGGCAGCAACTAAATCCACCAAGTACAGGATTTGTACAAGAAGCCACCAGCGAAATACCAATAGGTATGGGGATTTTGGGGTTAAAAGTATTTTTAGGTTACATACCATTAATTGGTTGTGTTTACTATTTAATTCGCAATAAGCAAGATTTTTTGTTCATATCGCGCTTACAGATTATCTTAATTCTTGTATGTGGAGGATTAGGTATATTACAGTATCTATTATTATTAACAGGAGTATGTGAAGGTACCAGAAATGCAGTAGGATCAGATTTATTTAAAGCTACATTAGATGCGCGATGCTATTTTGGTGGTTCTCTATTATACAGTCCAGAAGAAGGCGTTATTCGATTGCCGGGAACGTTTGTGGCTCCCTGGCAATGGGCATGGTTCTTGATTTCTAGCACGTTTTTCGCCTTTGCTACTGGGTTTTCAGACCCTTCTATAATTTGGCGGTTTATGGGTCTTGGGTCTACGGCTGTCTTATTCATCAATGCCGTTGTCTCTGGACAAAGAATTGCTCTCGGCTTAGTCCCAACCTGCTTTATCGTTCTGTTAATCTTAACTGGTCAAATTGCTAACCTCAAACGCTTTATTCCGATCGGTGTAGGACTAGCCGCTATCTTAGGAATAGCAATGTTAGCCTACCCTACAGTAGTTCAAGAAAGACTTGATAGTTTTTTTGGACGTTGGGATGCTTCACCACCCCATGAATTTATTGTTCAGCAGTTTGAAGAAAACTGGAAAAACGTTGATACTCCCATAGGGAGTGGTTTGGGTAGAGCCACAAATTCTGCACGCAGTTTGGGTTCAACTAAGCTAGTTGAAACCTATTATCCTAAAGTTTTATATGAAGTTGGTATTGTAGGTTTATTGGGTTTCTTGTCCTTAGTTACTACCCTGACAATTACGGCTTTTAAGACTTATCGTTCTATAAAAAACCGTAACTTACGTACTTATGGAGCGGCTTTATGGGTGTTTATATTGTTTATCAGTTATAACACCTATTATTACCCCTTAGATGTAGATCCAGTAGCTGTTTATTATTGGTTTTTTGCTGGAATACTTTTTAAATTACCTGTACTCGACAAACAAGAAAAGAAACATGAAGAAATGTTGGAATCAGCGAAGAAGTGA